The following coding sequences are from one Oryzias melastigma strain HK-1 linkage group LG20, ASM292280v2, whole genome shotgun sequence window:
- the si:ch73-173p19.1 gene encoding uncharacterized protein si:ch73-173p19.1, translating into MSSAASSTIGELILTLTEMGFTEEQIQAAVQSGHFSVTEAAEWLLQGQYPRHTLVKQSSQPADSAFSAFNPPKDAASTSVSHTPDDEAGPSLVLKPPQSCSESLNPPPVESRIKQDKSDFEEKERQRVAQKARAERKQKKQERDLVLKRIAEDRRSLQEKNHSSAAAEAPPPPAACQGEKLEKKIQTNTDSNCVLMIRLPSGESMREHFPADAPLKSVVEHITGRHPSLPSFSLLQGFPRKRFGEAELACSLRSLGLTPNAALCIQTNPPETPQGLPSPADPPSASPSQPPPCVGPPEPQIPEEVVAGRRDPPLPPLLPNHLWEDAVNYAGMPQPGPSQSGASHFWGRGQRLTPGNPEEPDVEDEEDQNEEEQILNGIPRLPLFPENRIRAGFGPRHHWPEQGNRLRDAPEENAEEPEDGVAPVAPVAAGLAAVERLQRAAQQEDHSSSHGQPSPPKRPFRTPNVPSLCALATHAAVHLMTAPCMQYSSSLACLTPELVELLLNHMAREKLLRPRTLELFFGCPLQKFVLNCYPYSTNELLRQLRAFTAIKHLSLVSSPLITDSGLSILSNLVKLQYLNLASCSKLTDSCLQYITGLKSLCFLSLDQTKVTDAGMVSYLQSAPSCLFQLSLNQTAVTEATLAALPACVPQLRLLSIKHTKVKDVSALAEMSSLQTLSLDGTGVTEESLEKLAAHPALSSLSLLGIPVQDGNRTLEIVSGLKLTHLTLPGRHTVTDGGLSFLCRLSVLSELDLTDYTHVTDRGVCQLSLLTRLKKLSLSNTQVTDTGLPSLHGMQELQELCLDRTAVTSRGVAQLITQLPHLQVLGLASTQVGDSVVRKGLIHCQQLVKLNLSRTRITDHGLKHLKHMHLSQVNLDGTGVSRTGIANLLSLTNIGSVRASNTRAVPPDEVSDED; encoded by the exons accATTGGGGAGTTGATTCTCACCCTCACTGAAATGGGTTTCACAGAAGAGCAGATCCAGGCAGCCGTTCAGTCAGGGCATTTTTCTGTGACAGAGGCTGCTGAGTG GCTCTTACAGGGTCAGTACCCACGACACACGCTGGTCAAGCAATCCTCGCAGCCCGCCGATTCAGCCTTTTCTGCTTTCAATCCTCCCAAAGATGCGGCGAGCACCTCAGTTTCACACACCCCTGATGATGAAG CAGGTCCATCTTTGGTTCTGAAGCCTCCACAGTCATGCAGCGAGTCCCTCAATCCACCTCCAGTAGAGTCCCGGATCAAACAAGACAAGAGCGACTTCGAAGAGAAAGAGCGACAACGAGTTGCTCAGAAAGCcagagcagaaagaaaacagaagaagcaG GAGCGTGATCTGGTGTTAAAAAGAATAGCTGAAGACCGGAGGAGCTTGCAAGAGAAAAATCATTCTAGTGCTGCTGCAGAggcgcctcctcctcctgctgcttgTCAGGGGGAGAAACTTGAGAAAAAGATTCAAACAAATACAGATAGCAACTGCGTCCTCATG attcggTTGCCTTCTGGTGAGTCCATGCGCGAACACTTCCCGGCTGACGCCCCGCTAAAGAGCGTTGTGGAGCACATCACCGGACGTCACCCTTCCCTACCCTCCTTTTCTCTCCTTCAGGGTTTTCCTCGAAAGCGCTTCGGGGAAGCGGAGCTAGCGTGCTCGCTGCGCTCCCTGGGGCTCACGCCTAACGCTGCTTTGTGCATTCAGACCAATCCTCCAGAGACACCTCAGGGTTTGCCCAGTCCTGCAGATCCGCCGTCAGCAAGTCCCAGTCAGCCACCTCCGTGTGTGGGGCCTCCCGAGCCTCAAATTCCTGAAGAAGTGGTCGCAGGACGGCGGGACCCTCCCTTACCACCACTTCTGCCTAACCATCTGTGGGAGGACGCAGTCAACTATGCAGGGATGCCTCAGCCTGGACCTTCACAGTCTGGAGCTTCTCATTTTTGGG GTCGGGGACAGAGACTGACTCCAGGTAATCCTGAGGAGCCGGACgtagaggatgaggaggatcaAAATGAAGAGGAACAAATACTTAATG GAATTCCCAGGCTGCCTTTATTTCCGGAGAACAGGATTCGAGCAGGATTTGGGCCACGGCATCACTGGCCTGAGCAAGGAAATCGACTCAG AGACGCTCCAGAGGAGAATGCAGAAGAACCTGAGGATGGGGTGGCCCCCGTGGCGCCTGTAGCGGCAGGACTAGCCGCCGTGGAGCGGCTACAGAGAGCTGCACAGCAGGAGGATCACAGCTCCTCCCATGGACAACCATCTCCCCCCAAGAGACCCTTCAGGACACCGAATGTGCCATCCCTTTGTGCCTTGGCCACCCACGCAGCCGTCCACCTCATGACCG CTCCGTGCATGCAGTACAGCAGCAGTCTGGCCTGCTTGACCCCAGAACTGGTGGAGCTTTTGCTCAACCACATGGCCCGGGAGAAGCTGCTCCGCCCACGCACCCTGGAGCTGTTTTTCGGCTGCCCGTTGCAGAAGTTTGTCCTAAACTGCTACCCTTACTCCACCAACGAGCTCCTGCGACAGCTGCGTGCTTTCACAGCCATAAAGCACCTGAGTCTGGTCAGCTCCCCCCTCATCACAG ACTCAGGTTTGTCCATCCTGTCCAACCTGGTCAAACTCCAGTACCTCAACCTGGCCTCCTGCAGTAAACTGACGGACTCCTGCCTGCAGTACATCACAG GTTTGAAGAGTTTGTGTTTCCTCTCCTTGGATCAGACCAAAGTGACGGATGCTGGGATGGTTTCATATCTGCAGTCGGCTCCGTCCTGCCTCTTTCAGCTCAGCCTGAACCAGACGGCGGTGACCGAAGCCACGCTGGCGGCGCTGCCCGCCTGCGTCCCGCAGCTGCGGCTGCTCAGCATCAAGCACACGAAG GTGAAAGACGTGTCGGCGCTGGCGGAGATGTCCAGTCTGCAGACTCTCAGTCTGGATGGGACAGGAGTGACGGAGGAGTCTCTGGAGAAGCTCGCCGCCCATCCCGCTTTGTCTTCTCTGAGTTTATTAGGAATCCCAGTTCAAGACGGAAATCGAACCCTTGAAATAGTCTCAG GTTTAAAGCTGACTCATCTCACCCTCCCTGGACGCCACACTGTGACAGACGGCGGGCTGTCCTTCCTCTGCCGACTGTCTGTGCTGTCCGAGCTGGACCTGACGGACTACACCCACGTCACGGACCGGGGAGTCTGCCAGCTCTCCCTGTTGACCAG GCTGAAGAAGCTGTCGCTTAGCAACACACAGGTGACGGACACCGGCCTTCCCTCGCTGCATGGcatgcaggagctgcaggagctgtgtTTGGACCGAACGGCGGTCACCAGCAGAGGAGTGGCCCAGCTCATCACACAGCTGCCACACCTTCAG GTCTTAGGTCTAGCGAGTACGCAGGTGGGAGACTCGGTGGTGAGGAAAGGTCTGATCCACTGTCAGCAGCTCGTCAAACTGAACCTCAGCCGCACCCGGATCACGGACCACG GTCTGAAGCACCTGAAACACATGCATCTGTCTCAGGTGAACCTGGACGGCACCGGCGTGAGTCGGACAGGCATCGCCAACCTGCTCTCTCTGACCAACATCGGCAGCGTCCGGGCCAGCAACACCCGCGCCGTCCCGCCGGACGAGGTCTCCGACGAGGACTGA
- the LOC112151128 gene encoding ATP-binding cassette sub-family F member 2, which produces MPSDLAKKKAAKKKEAAKARQRSKKPEDVNEENDQAEPQQNGADSNGVANLTKELDEFELKKTEARAVTGVLASHPNSTDVHISSLSLTFHGQELLSDTSLELNSGRRYGLIGLNGTGKSMLLSAIGNREVPIPEHIDIYHLTREMAPSDKTALQCVMEVDEQRIMLEKEAERLAHEDSECEKLMELYERLEELDADKAQMRASRILHGLGFSPAMQQKKLRDFSGGWRMRVALARALFIKPFMLLLDEPTNHLDLDACVWLEEELKSFKRILVLISHSQDFLNGVCTNIIHLHQRKLKYYTGNYDQYVKTREELEENQMKRFNWEQDQIAHMKNYIARFGHGSAKLARQAQSKEKTLQKMVASGLTEKVVNDKTLSFYFPPCGKIPPPVIMVQNVSFKYSDNTPHIYKNLEFGIDLDTRVALVGPNGAGKSTLLKLLMGELLPTDGMIRKHSHVKIGRYHQHLTEQLELDLSPLEYMMKCFPEIKEKEEMRKIIGRYGLTGKQQVSPIRNLSDGQKCRVCFAWLAWQNPHMLFLDEPTNHLDIETIDALAEAVNEFEGGMMLVSHDFRLIQQVAQEIWVCEKQTITKWNRDILAYKEHLKSKIEKQAHDI; this is translated from the exons ATGCCGTCAGATTTGGCTAAAAAGAAAGCAGCGAAGAAGAAGGAGGCCGCTAAAGCCCGCCAGCGCTCCAAAAAACCCGAGGATGTGAACGAGGAGAACGACCAGGCAGAGCCTCAGCAGAACGGGGCGGACAGCAATG GGGTTGCCAACTTGACCAAAGAGCTGGATGAGTTTGAGCTCAAGAAGACAGAAGCCAGAGCAGTGACTGGAGTTCTCGCCTCCCACCCCAACAGCACTGATGTCCACATTAGCAGCCTGTCACTCACCTTCCACGGCCAGGAGCTCCTGTCTGACACCAGCTTGGAGCTCAACTCGGGCAGGCGGTACGGCCTCATTGGCCTCAACGGCACAg GGAAATCCATGTTGTTGTCAGCCATCGGAAACCGTGAAGTTCCCATCCCAGAGCACATAGATATTTACCACTTAACCCGTGAGATGGCCCCGAGCGACAAGACGGCTCTGCAGTGCGTCATGGAGGTGGATGAGCAGAGGATCATGCTGGAGAAGGAGGCGGAGAGGCTGGCCCACGAGGACT CCGAGTGTGAGAAGCTGATGGAGCTGTACGAGCGTCTGGAGGAGCTGGACGCAGACAAAGCGCAGATGAGAGCTTCTCGGATCCTCCATGGTCTAGGTTTCAGTCCTGCTATGCAGCAGAAGAAACTACGAGACTTCAGTGGAGGCTGGAGAATGCGAGTTGCTTTGGCCAG AGCTCTTTTCATCAAAcccttcatgctgctgctgGACGAACCGACCAACCACCTGGACCTGGACGCCTGTGTgtggctggaggaggagctcaAGTC GTTCAAGCGAATCCTTGTGCTCATTTCACACTCGCAAGACTTCCTGAATGGCGTGTGCACCAACATCATCCACCTGCATCAGCGGAAGCTGAAATACTACACG GGTAACTATGACCAGTATGTGAAGACcagagaggagctggaggagaacCAAATGAAGCGCTTCAACTGGGAGCAGGACCAGATCGCACACATGAAG AACTACATCGCCCGGTTCGGTCACGGCTCTGCAAAGCTGGCCCGACAGGCCCAGAGCAAAGAGAAGACGCTGCAGAAGATGGTGGCGTCGGGTTTGACCGAGAAAGTTGTGAATGACAAG actctgtcattttattttcctccctGTGGGAAGATTCCCCCCCCTGTTATCATGGTTCAGAATGTGAGCTTTAAGTACAGCGACAACACA CCGCACATTTATAAAAACCTGGAGTTCGGGATCGACTTGGACACCCGGGTGGCTCTGGTGGGGCCCAACGGAGCGGGCAAATCCACGTTACTCAAGCTGCTTATGGGGGAG CTGCTCCCCACGGATGGCATGATCCGCAAACATTCTCACGTCAAGATCGGCAGATATCACCAG catctAACGGAGCAGCTGGAGCTCGACCTGTCTCCACTGGAGTACATGATGAAGTGTTTCCCTGAGATCAAGGAGAAAGAGGAGATGAGGAAGATCATCGGTCGCTATGGTCTAACGGGAAAACAGCAG GTCAGTCCCATCCGGAACCTGTCGGACGGTCAGAAGTGTCGCGTCTGCTTCGCCTGGTTGGCGTGGCAGAACCCCCACATGCTGTTCCTCGACGAGCCTACCAATCACCTGGACATCGAGACCATCGACGCTCTGGCAGAAGCCGTTAACGAGTTTGAAGGTGGAATGATGCTCGTTAGCCACGACTTCAGGCTGATCCAGCAG GTGGCTCAGGAGATCTGGGTGTGTGAAAAGCAAACCATCACCAAGTGGAACAGAGACATCCTGGCGTACAAGGAGCATTTGAAATCAAAGATTGAGAAACAGGCGCATGATATTTGA